Proteins encoded within one genomic window of Cucumis sativus cultivar 9930 chromosome 3, Cucumber_9930_V3, whole genome shotgun sequence:
- the LOC101218911 gene encoding uncharacterized protein LOC101218911 isoform X2: MELCYFLVVGTPKKRSFLLVLSSCWVGFFLPLSEPLNLFQRTSMASCRIVSRSSLFLLQSCSPRRTQRIFSSVFLPSLHLPSFSLFFTNRFSTRCFASISAATSPLEVEDIVADVEPPEVRTQDTVEHLLTHSNDVARLMKMERRSVELDGAEYPHKGRWFPYLDKYSCGSSWLNSGEILEALDSLILDSRKERFKNVVRNRSYSVCLVVEGLTDFGNVSAAFRSADALGFQSVHVVSCDASKRYRENRHVSMGAEKWLDIELWNSTPECFKILKSRGYRIVSTHLGANAVSVYDMDWSCPTAIVVGNESRGISNEALELSDLHCSIPMNGMVDSFNVSVAAGILMHHAVCNRTSRLGCHGDLTSEERQILLAEFSLRHSKSAISIANELAKRKGSAISSTEVLL, from the exons ATGGAATTGTGTTATTTCCTTGTGGTTGGTACCCCTAAAAAAAGATCTTTCTTGTTAGTTCTTAGTAGCTGCTGGGTTGGTTTCTTCTTACCTCTGTCTGAACCGTTGAACCTCTTTCAACGCACATCCATGGCGTCCTGCAGAATCGTATCCcgttcttctctttttctgcTCCAAAGCTGCAGTCCCCGAAGAACTCAACGGATTTTCTCTTCTGTTTTTCTCCCTTCTCTACACCTTCCCTCCTTCTCTCTGTTCTTCACTAACAGAT TTTCTACAAGATGTTTCGCTTCAATTTCCGCCGCAACATCGCCACTAGAAGTAGAAGATATTGTGGCTGACGTAGAACCACCGGAGGTTCGTACACAAGACACGGTGGAGCACCTGCTCACGCATTCCAATGACGTTGCTAGGTTGATGAAGATGGAACGGAGGTCGGTTGAGTTAGATGGAGCTGAATATCCACATAAAGGGCGGTGGTTTCCGTATCTGGATAAGTATAGCTGTGGAAGTTCTTGGTTGAATAGTGGTGAGATTTTGGAGGCCTTGGATTCTCTCATATTGGACTCGAGGAAAGAGCGGTTCAAGAACGTGGTGCGGAATAGAAGCTACTCCGTTTGTTTGGTGGTGGAGGGATTGACAGATTTCGGTAACGTCTCGGCGGCGTTTCGATCTGCTGATGCGCTTGGATTTCAGTCGGTTCATGTGGTCTCTTGCGACGCTTCCAAAAG GTACAGAGAGAATCGTCATGTTAGCATGGGAGCAGAGAAATGGTTGGACATTGAACTTTGGAACTCTACCCCagaatgttttaaaattctgAAATCCCGGGGTTATAGAATAGTCTCTACTCATCTAGGAGCGAATGCG GTTTCTGTCTATGATATGGATTGGTCGTGTCCAACTGCAATTGTGGTGGGGAATGAAAGTAG gGGAATAAGTAATGAAGCCCTGGAGCTATCAGATTTGCATTGCAGTATTCCTATGAATGGCATGGTAGATTCCTTCAACGTTTCAGTTGCTGCTGGCATCCTCATGCACCATGCTGTTTGCAATCGGACTTCTCGGCTG GGCTGTCATGGAGATCTTACATcagaagaaagacaaattCTACTGGCGGAGTTCTCTCTTAGGCATAGCAAGAGTGCAATCAGCATTGCGAACGAGTTGGCAAAGCGGAAGGGTTCCGCAATCTCTAGTACGGAGGTATTGCTGTAG
- the LOC101211148 gene encoding probable mitochondrial saccharopine dehydrogenase-like oxidoreductase At5g39410, whose product MEGTPYDLIILGATGFTGKYVVREALRFLNPSSPLKSFALAGRNLTKLTQTLQWAAHPHSPPPIPLLIADIADPQSIHRLCTQTKLILNCVGPFRRYGEPVVAACVETGCDYLDICGEPEFMEKMEANYHERAVQSGALVVSACGFDSVPAELGLMFNSRQWVGQTAPNRIEAYLSLESSKKIVGNFGTFESAVLGVANADQLLKLRRSRPRKPRPKIPGPPPPKGPTIEHKKEIGLWSVRLPSADSTVVRRTLSTLVENPQGLPGVNESAYEIEQRKTFWSSVKPAHFGVKIGTKSLIGILRIIAVGMFIGLLGKTSLGRWLLLTFPSVFSLGWFRKKGPSEEEVNSASFKMWFVGHGFRSSNNEANVEPEMEIVTRVMGPEIGYLTTPIILVQCALIVLSRREALPKGGVLTPGIVFGPTDLQQRLQENGISFDVISKNA is encoded by the exons ATGGAAGGTACCCCTTACGATCTCATCATTCTAGGCGCCACTGGCTTCACGGGCAAGTACGTTGTTCGAGAAGCTCTCAGATTCCTCAACCCTTCTTCTCCTCTCAAATCTTTCGCTCTTGCCGGTCGAAACCTCACCAAGTTGACCCAGACCCTCCAATGGGCAGCTCATCCCCACTCCCCGCCGCCGATTCCTCTCCTTATCGCCGATATCGCCGACCCACAATCCATTCACCGGCTTTGTACCCAAACCAAGCTCATTCTCAACTGCGTCGGACCCTTTCGCCGCTACGGCGAGCCGGTGGTTGCGGCGTGCGTGGAGACAGGGTGTGATTACTTGGATATATGTGGAGAGCCTGAGTTCATGGAGAAAATGGAAGCTAATTATCATGAGAGGGCGGTTCAGAGTGGGGCTTTGGTGGTTTCTGCTTGCGGGTTTGATTCGGTTCCTGCTGAATTGGGTTTGATGTTCAATTCGAGGCAGTGGGTTGGGCAAACGGCGCCGAATCGGATTGAAGCGTATTTGAGCTTGGAATCGAGCAAGAAAATAGTTGGGAACTTTGGGACTTTTGAATCGGCTGTTTTGGGTGTTGCTAATGCTGATCAGTTGTTGAAATTGAGGCGTTCGAGGCCTAGAAAACCTCGGCCTAAG ATCCCTGGTCCTCCTCCTCCTAAAGGACCAACTATTGAACACAAGAAGGAAATAGGCCTTTGGTCTGTAAGATTACCTTCAGCTGATTCCACTGTTGTTCGAAGAACACTCTCTACTCTAGTCGAAAACCCACAAGGTCTTCCTGGTGTTAACGAGAGCGCTTACGAAATCGAACAGAGGAAGACATTTTGGTCATCGGTAAAGCCAGCTCACTTTGGAGTAAAAATTGGCACAAAGTCATTGATTGGCATTCTTCGAATCATCGCAGTTGGTATGTTCATAGGGCTGTTGGGTAAAACTTCACTCGGAAGGTGGCTTCTCTTGACGTTCCCTTCGGTTTTCAGTCTTGGGTGGTTCCGAAAGAAGGGTCCCTCAGAAGAAGAGGTAAATAGTGCCTCATTCAAAATGTGGTTTGTTGGTCACGGTTTTAGAAGCAGCAACAATGAGGCAAATGTGGAACCCGAAATGGAAATTGTAACGAGAGTGATGGGGCCCGAGATTGGGTATCTAACGACCCCTATAATCCTTGTTCAATGTGCTTTGATTGTTCTAAGCAGACGTGAGGCTCTGCCAAAAGGAGGAGTTCTAACTCCAGGTATTGTGTTTGGACCAACTGATCTCCAACAAAGACTCCAAGAGAATGGCATATCTTTTGATGTCATTTCAAAGAATGCTTAG
- the LOC101218911 gene encoding uncharacterized protein LOC101218911 isoform X1: MELCYFLVVGTPKKRSFLLVLSSCWVGFFLPLSEPLNLFQRTSMASCRIVSRSSLFLLQSCSPRRTQRIFSSVFLPSLHLPSFSLFFTNRFSRSNPNAVSTRCFASISAATSPLEVEDIVADVEPPEVRTQDTVEHLLTHSNDVARLMKMERRSVELDGAEYPHKGRWFPYLDKYSCGSSWLNSGEILEALDSLILDSRKERFKNVVRNRSYSVCLVVEGLTDFGNVSAAFRSADALGFQSVHVVSCDASKRYRENRHVSMGAEKWLDIELWNSTPECFKILKSRGYRIVSTHLGANAVSVYDMDWSCPTAIVVGNESRGISNEALELSDLHCSIPMNGMVDSFNVSVAAGILMHHAVCNRTSRLGCHGDLTSEERQILLAEFSLRHSKSAISIANELAKRKGSAISSTEVLL, from the exons ATGGAATTGTGTTATTTCCTTGTGGTTGGTACCCCTAAAAAAAGATCTTTCTTGTTAGTTCTTAGTAGCTGCTGGGTTGGTTTCTTCTTACCTCTGTCTGAACCGTTGAACCTCTTTCAACGCACATCCATGGCGTCCTGCAGAATCGTATCCcgttcttctctttttctgcTCCAAAGCTGCAGTCCCCGAAGAACTCAACGGATTTTCTCTTCTGTTTTTCTCCCTTCTCTACACCTTCCCTCCTTCTCTCTGTTCTTCACTAACAGAT TCTCAAGAAGCAACCCTAACGCAGTTTCTACAAGATGTTTCGCTTCAATTTCCGCCGCAACATCGCCACTAGAAGTAGAAGATATTGTGGCTGACGTAGAACCACCGGAGGTTCGTACACAAGACACGGTGGAGCACCTGCTCACGCATTCCAATGACGTTGCTAGGTTGATGAAGATGGAACGGAGGTCGGTTGAGTTAGATGGAGCTGAATATCCACATAAAGGGCGGTGGTTTCCGTATCTGGATAAGTATAGCTGTGGAAGTTCTTGGTTGAATAGTGGTGAGATTTTGGAGGCCTTGGATTCTCTCATATTGGACTCGAGGAAAGAGCGGTTCAAGAACGTGGTGCGGAATAGAAGCTACTCCGTTTGTTTGGTGGTGGAGGGATTGACAGATTTCGGTAACGTCTCGGCGGCGTTTCGATCTGCTGATGCGCTTGGATTTCAGTCGGTTCATGTGGTCTCTTGCGACGCTTCCAAAAG GTACAGAGAGAATCGTCATGTTAGCATGGGAGCAGAGAAATGGTTGGACATTGAACTTTGGAACTCTACCCCagaatgttttaaaattctgAAATCCCGGGGTTATAGAATAGTCTCTACTCATCTAGGAGCGAATGCG GTTTCTGTCTATGATATGGATTGGTCGTGTCCAACTGCAATTGTGGTGGGGAATGAAAGTAG gGGAATAAGTAATGAAGCCCTGGAGCTATCAGATTTGCATTGCAGTATTCCTATGAATGGCATGGTAGATTCCTTCAACGTTTCAGTTGCTGCTGGCATCCTCATGCACCATGCTGTTTGCAATCGGACTTCTCGGCTG GGCTGTCATGGAGATCTTACATcagaagaaagacaaattCTACTGGCGGAGTTCTCTCTTAGGCATAGCAAGAGTGCAATCAGCATTGCGAACGAGTTGGCAAAGCGGAAGGGTTCCGCAATCTCTAGTACGGAGGTATTGCTGTAG